Genomic segment of Pseudomonas sp. DY-1:
GCGTTGAACGCCGTCGACTACATCGCAACCATCCTGATGACGCTGGTCCTGGTCGTCGGCTTCTACCTCTGGGGGTACTGAGCCATGACCCACCACGATCCCGTCAATCACAGCCTGGAAGCCGAGCGGGGCGATACGCCGCTCCTCCCCTCGGAACGCATGTGGGGCTTCTGGGAGTTCACCTACGCGAACTCCGCCCTGGCCATCGCCACCTGGGCCTTCCTCATCGGTGGTGCCACGGCCCTGTTCGTCGGGCCGCAGCAGGGCATCGCCGCCATCGTCATCGGCAACATCCTCGGGGTGCTGCTGACCACCTTCGCTACCTGCGTACCCTGCGGCAAGTACGGCACCGAGCAGTTCACCTTCCTGCGCAGCATGTTCGGCGGCAACGGCAGCCGGCTGGTCTACGTGCTGGCGGTGGTGTTCCTCACCATGGGCTGGCTGGCGGTCCTGGGGCTGATGTTCGGCCGCTCCATCGACGGCCTTGCCGGACTGGTGTCGGAGCACAAGACCGATGCCAGTGGCTGGCTGGTCCTGGGCGCGGGGTTCTTCGCGGTGGTCCTCACCGGCTTCGTGGTCGCCAAGGGACCGACGTCGATCAAGGTGTTCAACACCATCGTGGCGCCGGCTCTGGTGGTGATCATGGGCGTGATGTTCTACATGATCCTCAGCGAGCACGCGTTCTCCGAGCTGATGGCCATGCCCGCGCTGGACGCTCCCTTCGACGACAAGCGGGTGAACTTCATGATCGCCGTCGAGGTGAACATGGCCGCGGGCTTCTCCTGGTGGCCCTATGTGGGCAACCTGGCGCGCCTCTCGAAGAACCAGCGGACTTCGTACTGGCCGAACATCATCGGCATCTTCGCGGCCGCCGCCCTGGGTGAAGTGGTTGGCCTGCTGGCCGCCGCCGCCCTGGGAGACAGCGATCCCACGGTCTGGATGACCCGGATCGGTGGCCTGACCTTCGGCGTCATCGCCCTGGGCTTCGTAGCCTTCGCCAACGTCACCAGCATGGTGAACATCCTCTACACCTCCATCGTCGGCCTGCGCCAGCTTGCCGGCCAGAAGCTGCGGGAATTCAGTTGGGAGTGGCTGGTGGTGCTGTTCTGCCTGGTGCCGGGGTTGATCGTGCTCTTTGCGCCGGGCATCTACGACGGCTTCTTCATCTTCCTGGTCTGGACCTCAGCCCTGAACAGCGCCCTGGCGGGCATCGGCATCGCCGATTACTTCTTCCTCCGCCGCCAGCGCCTGAACCTGCGCCACCTCTACGCCAACGAAGCACATTCGCCATTCCACTTCTGGCGCGGTTTCAACCCCGCGGCCATCGTGGCGCTGGCCGCCGGCTTCGCCATCTATGTGGTGGTGTTCAACCCGCAGACCCTGGCCAATACCAATTTCTTCACCTTCGCCACCGCTTCCCTGCCGTCCTGCCTGCTGGCCGGGCTGGTCCACTACGTGCTGACCCGCGTGCTGGCCACCCGCATGGGCTGGGGCGCCTACCCAAAGGGCAACGAACGCAACACCGAGGCCCTGGGCCTCACCGCAAAGGGCTACAGCAATGAATAAGCGATACGACTACATCATCATCGGCGCCGGCTCGGCTGGCTGCGTCCTGGCCAACCGCCTGACCGAGGATGCCGGCACCTCCGTACTGGTCCTGGAGTTCGGCGGCAGCGATCGCAGTGTGCTGATCCAGATGCCCAGCGCGTTTTCCATCCCGATGAACACGAAGAAGTACAACTGGCGCTACGAGACGGTGGCCGAGCCGCATCTGGACGGACGCCGCCTGCACTGCCCGCGGGGCAAGGTGCTCGGCGGTTCGTCCTCGATCAACGGCCTGGTCTACATCCGTGGCCATGCCTATGACTTCGACGAATGGGAAAGCCTGGGAGCGAAGAACTGGAGCTACCGGAACTGCCTGCCGTACTTCAAGCGTGCGGAGACCTTCAAGTTCGGTGGCGATGATTACCGGGGTGCCAGCGGCCCCCTGGCCACCAACAATGGCAACAACATGCAGAACCCGCTGTATGGCGCCTGGGTGGAGGCGGGTGCCGAGGCCGGATACATCAAGACCGAGGACTGCAACGGCTACATGCAGGAAGGCTTCGGCGCCATGCACATGACCGTGAAGGACGGCGTGCGCTGGTCCACCGCCAACGCCTATCTGCGTCCGGCCATGGAGCGTCCCAACCTGACCGTGATCACCCATGCCATGACCCGGCGCCTGCTTCTCGACGGCAAGCGGGTTGTCGGCGTGGAGTACGACCAGGGCGGCCAGACGCATACCGTGCACTGCAATCGCGAAGTGCTGGTGTCTTCCGGTCCCATTGGTTCGCCGCACCTGTTGCAGCGCTCCGGCATCGGTCCGGCAGCGGTGCTGGAGAAGGCCGGCATCCAGGTCAGGCATGACCTGCCGGGTGTAGGCGAGAACTTGCAGGATCACTCGGAAATCTACATCCAGTACGAATGCAAGGAACCGGTGACGCTGAACAGCAAGATGGGCCTGCTGGCCAAGGCGATGATCGGCCTGCGCTGGCTGCTGTTCAAGGACGGCCTGGGTGCGAGCAACCACTTCGAGGCGGGTGGTTTCATCCGCTCCGAACAGGGTTTGCGCTGGCCGGACATCCAGTTCCATTTCCTCCCGGCGGCGATGCGCTACGACGGCGACAAACCCTTCAAGGGGCATGGCTTCATGGTGCTCACCGGTCCCAACAAGCCAAAGAGTCGTGGACACGTCCGTGCCCTCTCGGCAGACCCGTACCAGCACCCGGAAATTCGCTTCAACTACCTGGAGAGCGAGGAGGACCGCGAAGGCTTCCGCCGCTGTGTGCGCCTGACCCGCGAGATCATCGGCCAGCCGGCGATGGATCGTTACCGGGGCGTCGAACTGGCACCCGGTCCGAACGTGCAGACGGACGAGGAAATCGACGCCTTCGTGCGCGCCAACA
This window contains:
- the betA gene encoding choline dehydrogenase, whose amino-acid sequence is MNKRYDYIIIGAGSAGCVLANRLTEDAGTSVLVLEFGGSDRSVLIQMPSAFSIPMNTKKYNWRYETVAEPHLDGRRLHCPRGKVLGGSSSINGLVYIRGHAYDFDEWESLGAKNWSYRNCLPYFKRAETFKFGGDDYRGASGPLATNNGNNMQNPLYGAWVEAGAEAGYIKTEDCNGYMQEGFGAMHMTVKDGVRWSTANAYLRPAMERPNLTVITHAMTRRLLLDGKRVVGVEYDQGGQTHTVHCNREVLVSSGPIGSPHLLQRSGIGPAAVLEKAGIQVRHDLPGVGENLQDHSEIYIQYECKEPVTLNSKMGLLAKAMIGLRWLLFKDGLGASNHFEAGGFIRSEQGLRWPDIQFHFLPAAMRYDGDKPFKGHGFMVLTGPNKPKSRGHVRALSADPYQHPEIRFNYLESEEDREGFRRCVRLTREIIGQPAMDRYRGVELAPGPNVQTDEEIDAFVRANMESTMHPCGSCRMGEDDMAVVDSELRVRGIQGLRVIDSSVFPTEPNGNLNAPTIMLAERASDLVRGRRPLAPEDAPVGLAANWESAQRSHAPLRQVGA
- a CDS encoding cytosine permease — its product is MTHHDPVNHSLEAERGDTPLLPSERMWGFWEFTYANSALAIATWAFLIGGATALFVGPQQGIAAIVIGNILGVLLTTFATCVPCGKYGTEQFTFLRSMFGGNGSRLVYVLAVVFLTMGWLAVLGLMFGRSIDGLAGLVSEHKTDASGWLVLGAGFFAVVLTGFVVAKGPTSIKVFNTIVAPALVVIMGVMFYMILSEHAFSELMAMPALDAPFDDKRVNFMIAVEVNMAAGFSWWPYVGNLARLSKNQRTSYWPNIIGIFAAAALGEVVGLLAAAALGDSDPTVWMTRIGGLTFGVIALGFVAFANVTSMVNILYTSIVGLRQLAGQKLREFSWEWLVVLFCLVPGLIVLFAPGIYDGFFIFLVWTSALNSALAGIGIADYFFLRRQRLNLRHLYANEAHSPFHFWRGFNPAAIVALAAGFAIYVVVFNPQTLANTNFFTFATASLPSCLLAGLVHYVLTRVLATRMGWGAYPKGNERNTEALGLTAKGYSNE